Proteins from a genomic interval of Halomonas alkaliantarctica:
- the rsxB gene encoding electron transport complex subunit RsxB — protein sequence MNSTSDVIGILSAIAVLTGLGIGFGALLGVVSERFKREDNPLVEQIDALLPQTQCGQCGYPGCHPYAEAINQGDALNKCPPGGEATIHALADLLGREPEPLDGEAQSEPKVAFIREAECIGCTKCIQACPVDAIIGAAKLMHTVIEDECTGCDLCLDPCPVDCIDMLPRSTPLNQWQPVVAQSSNMIASDRQSAPGSLDVERL from the coding sequence ATGAATAGCACCAGTGATGTGATAGGAATCCTTAGCGCTATCGCGGTATTAACCGGCTTGGGCATCGGGTTTGGTGCCCTGCTGGGCGTGGTTAGCGAGCGTTTTAAGCGCGAAGATAACCCGCTAGTTGAACAAATTGATGCCCTGCTGCCGCAAACCCAGTGCGGCCAGTGCGGCTACCCAGGCTGCCACCCTTACGCAGAAGCGATTAACCAGGGCGATGCGCTGAATAAATGCCCTCCGGGTGGCGAAGCGACGATTCATGCCCTTGCCGATCTGCTTGGTCGCGAGCCGGAGCCCCTGGATGGCGAAGCGCAAAGCGAGCCCAAGGTGGCGTTTATTCGCGAAGCGGAGTGTATTGGCTGCACCAAGTGCATCCAAGCCTGCCCGGTCGATGCAATTATCGGCGCGGCTAAGTTAATGCATACCGTGATTGAAGACGAATGCACCGGCTGTGATCTGTGTCTCGATCCCTGCCCTGTGGACTGTATCGATATGCTGCCACGCTCGACACCGCTCAACCAGTGGCAACCCGTAGTGGCGCAATCATCAAACATGATTGCCAGCGACCGCCAATCCGCACCAGGGAGTCTTGATGTCGAACGTCTATGA
- a CDS encoding electron transport complex subunit E → MSQWRELARSGLWSNNPALVQLLGLCPLLAVSGSVVNALGLALATLLVMVGASTAISLIRHQVPSAVRLPAFVMVIAAFVTCAELLMAAYAYPLYQVLGIFIPLIVTNCAILGRADAFASRQPVLPAAIDGFMMGLGFGAVLVLLGALRELLGQGTLFSDLALLFGPQAANWQLTVADDYQFLFFVLPPGAFFVAGLLIALKNAIDQRSAARAKPVATTPRTERRVRVTGTIK, encoded by the coding sequence ATGAGCCAGTGGCGCGAACTAGCCCGAAGTGGTCTTTGGTCGAATAACCCCGCGCTGGTGCAGCTGCTCGGGCTCTGCCCGCTACTAGCGGTAAGCGGCAGCGTGGTCAATGCGCTGGGGCTGGCGCTGGCCACGTTGCTGGTCATGGTCGGTGCCAGCACGGCGATTTCGCTGATTCGTCACCAGGTGCCCAGCGCAGTGCGTCTGCCCGCTTTCGTGATGGTGATTGCTGCTTTTGTTACCTGCGCTGAACTGCTCATGGCCGCCTACGCTTACCCGCTCTATCAGGTGTTGGGAATTTTTATTCCGCTGATCGTCACCAACTGCGCCATCCTGGGTCGCGCGGATGCCTTTGCCTCACGCCAGCCGGTTCTTCCAGCGGCCATTGATGGCTTTATGATGGGATTGGGTTTTGGCGCCGTACTGGTGTTGCTTGGGGCCCTACGTGAGCTACTGGGTCAAGGCACGCTGTTTAGCGACCTGGCGCTACTGTTTGGGCCGCAAGCGGCCAATTGGCAGCTGACTGTTGCCGACGACTACCAGTTCCTGTTTTTCGTGCTGCCACCGGGGGCATTCTTTGTAGCGGGTCTATTGATTGCGCTGAAAAACGCCATTGATCAACGCAGTGCTGCCCGCGCCAAGCCAGTGGCGACAACACCTCGAACTGAGCGTCGCGTGCGGGTTACCGGCACGATAAAATAG
- a CDS encoding sensor domain-containing diguanylate cyclase: MSQQELLAQVRDWAIWDDTYEFIEGNYPGYTDTNFSQQMFEEMRYQLMAFFDAEGDVHFLAGLNPATSQYQTCYTVERECRWMSVLIRTMQTSIKEDPEQGKSSLYAGTTPLMVASNPILRTDESGPPQGWLFKVRPMDDAWLSIIEDYTGLPTTLSMEQGGSNNDTTITISGNTIKAQRYLAVYPNNEHIVLGTQLNRTSYLASLETFRYVLLWTVCLMLLVIGLVLLLLERIILTPLRALTQFTQQASVDIKGSSNLLRRGDEIGLLARAFQEQFKHQQQLNAELIELSTHDPLTGLPNRRLFDQRLREVINIALTTDQPVSVMMIDIDHFKLFNDHYGHPEGDKCLQRVAQTMHDIATAHGFFIARTGGEEFSAMLPATTTTQAMEKSQALSHAIDQLKYPHPKSPVASYVTVSIGISQLHVEGVMTPSGLMTAADQALYAAKAAGRHCAKVYARSLANEPFSSHNTLP, translated from the coding sequence ATGAGCCAACAGGAGCTACTCGCGCAAGTGCGAGACTGGGCGATCTGGGACGATACCTATGAATTTATTGAGGGGAACTACCCTGGCTATACGGATACCAATTTTAGCCAACAGATGTTTGAAGAAATGCGCTACCAACTAATGGCCTTCTTCGACGCGGAGGGCGACGTACATTTTCTAGCAGGTCTCAATCCAGCTACCAGCCAATACCAAACTTGCTATACCGTAGAACGTGAGTGTCGCTGGATGTCGGTGCTGATTCGCACGATGCAGACTTCCATAAAAGAAGATCCAGAACAAGGAAAAAGCAGCCTGTATGCGGGTACAACGCCGCTAATGGTAGCATCAAACCCCATTCTAAGAACGGATGAGAGCGGCCCGCCCCAAGGATGGCTATTCAAAGTGAGGCCAATGGACGATGCATGGTTGTCGATCATAGAAGACTATACAGGGCTACCAACGACGCTTTCGATGGAGCAAGGAGGAAGCAACAATGACACAACCATCACTATCTCTGGCAATACAATCAAGGCGCAACGCTATTTAGCTGTCTACCCCAATAACGAGCACATAGTTTTGGGTACCCAGCTTAATCGCACCAGTTATTTGGCGAGTCTAGAAACATTTCGCTACGTACTTTTATGGACAGTCTGCTTGATGCTATTGGTGATTGGCCTTGTTCTGCTGCTACTCGAGCGTATTATACTGACGCCACTAAGAGCCCTTACCCAGTTTACGCAGCAAGCCAGCGTGGATATAAAGGGATCAAGCAATTTATTAAGACGCGGAGATGAAATCGGCCTCCTAGCGCGCGCCTTCCAAGAGCAGTTCAAGCATCAACAGCAACTCAATGCCGAGCTCATTGAGCTCTCTACCCACGACCCCTTGACCGGTCTACCCAATCGCCGATTATTCGATCAGCGCCTGCGAGAGGTCATTAATATTGCCTTGACCACAGATCAGCCCGTGTCGGTCATGATGATTGACATTGATCATTTCAAACTGTTTAACGATCATTACGGACACCCCGAAGGCGATAAATGCTTACAGCGAGTTGCGCAGACGATGCATGACATTGCTACTGCACATGGCTTTTTTATCGCACGCACAGGTGGGGAGGAATTCAGTGCTATGTTACCTGCGACTACCACCACCCAAGCAATGGAAAAAAGCCAAGCGCTGAGTCATGCTATCGATCAGTTAAAGTATCCTCACCCCAAGTCGCCAGTGGCCTCTTACGTCACCGTCAGCATTGGTATTAGCCAGTTGCATGTAGAAGGTGTTATGACGCCCAGCGGATTAATGACAGCCGCTGACCAGGCGCTTTATGCAGCCAAAGCTGCAGGGCGACATTGCGCCAAGGTGTATGCCCGCTCGCTAGCCAACGAACCCTTTTCTTCGCACAATACGCTGCCATGA
- the rsxC gene encoding electron transport complex subunit RsxC, producing the protein MSNVYDFPGGIYPPERKQRSNQSALIQAPLPGRVILTLQQHSGQPATPCVAPGDEVKVGSVIAKREGMICSDLHASISGTVSEVGTTQITIDGDGQDNWERLPSLDWQRAEPSALLERLNESGIVGLGGAGFPTHIKARVVERHAIHTLVINAAECEPYITADDLTLRHHANEVLEGAQIVAKLCGAQHIMIGIEDNKPDAIKALKHALSNYQPINIELKVIPTRYPSGGERQLIKRLLNLDVPSGGLPADVGVLCHNPGTLLAILHAVRDGQPLVSRVVTLTGEAITQPGNRWVRLGTSVRELLEQAGLNTPELHQVIQGGPMMGSPLLTLDTPVTKLTNCLIAATLNELPPPPAESPCIRCGECESVCPVALLPQQLHWYARAQDDAKLERYHLFDCIECGACSYVCPSHIPLVVDYREAKSRIRLQRIEAVKAEHAKHRFEFRQARLAREEAEKQARKQARQAQQRRSSTSAAASSEKVDLRGLRIAHAAAKASVKKAEKTLARVAQEDPKQSLDDLEMQLATAQENLKAAELQLAQAREQQSSEESP; encoded by the coding sequence ATGTCGAACGTCTATGACTTCCCCGGTGGCATTTATCCGCCTGAGCGCAAACAGCGCTCCAACCAATCCGCACTCATTCAAGCGCCACTGCCAGGCCGAGTAATTCTTACCCTGCAGCAGCACAGCGGCCAGCCCGCCACGCCATGTGTGGCGCCGGGAGATGAAGTAAAAGTGGGCAGCGTGATTGCCAAGCGTGAAGGCATGATCTGTAGCGACCTGCATGCCAGCATTAGCGGAACGGTGAGCGAGGTTGGCACGACCCAAATCACCATTGATGGCGATGGCCAAGATAACTGGGAGCGACTGCCCAGTCTCGACTGGCAACGCGCTGAACCCAGTGCACTACTTGAGCGCTTAAACGAGAGCGGCATTGTCGGCCTAGGCGGCGCAGGGTTTCCCACCCATATTAAAGCGCGAGTGGTCGAACGGCATGCGATTCACACCCTGGTGATTAACGCCGCCGAATGCGAGCCTTATATCACCGCCGATGACCTGACTCTGCGCCACCACGCTAACGAAGTGCTCGAAGGTGCACAGATAGTCGCCAAGCTGTGCGGCGCGCAGCATATAATGATTGGCATTGAGGATAACAAACCCGATGCCATAAAAGCCCTGAAACACGCCCTTTCAAATTACCAGCCGATTAACATTGAGCTGAAAGTAATACCTACCCGCTACCCCAGCGGCGGCGAGCGCCAGCTAATTAAAAGGCTACTAAACCTTGATGTGCCCAGCGGCGGGCTGCCCGCTGATGTGGGAGTGCTCTGCCATAACCCAGGCACGCTACTGGCGATACTACACGCAGTACGCGATGGGCAGCCGCTGGTTTCCAGGGTGGTCACGCTGACAGGCGAAGCCATCACCCAGCCCGGCAATCGCTGGGTGCGTCTGGGCACATCGGTTAGAGAGCTGCTGGAGCAGGCAGGGCTGAATACCCCAGAGTTACACCAAGTGATTCAGGGTGGCCCCATGATGGGCTCACCACTGCTAACGCTCGATACGCCGGTCACCAAGCTTACCAACTGTTTAATCGCGGCCACGCTTAATGAGTTACCGCCGCCCCCAGCAGAATCGCCCTGCATTCGCTGCGGTGAGTGTGAAAGCGTTTGCCCGGTAGCGCTGCTGCCGCAACAGCTGCACTGGTATGCTCGCGCTCAAGACGATGCCAAGCTAGAGCGCTATCACCTGTTCGACTGCATTGAATGCGGCGCTTGCAGTTACGTATGCCCCAGCCATATTCCGCTCGTGGTGGATTACCGGGAAGCTAAAAGCCGGATACGCCTACAGCGGATTGAGGCAGTAAAAGCGGAGCACGCCAAGCACCGTTTTGAGTTCCGCCAAGCGCGGCTCGCTCGGGAAGAGGCTGAAAAACAGGCGCGCAAGCAAGCCCGCCAGGCGCAACAACGTCGCTCGTCTACCAGTGCCGCCGCCAGCAGCGAAAAGGTCGACTTACGCGGTCTGCGCATCGCCCATGCCGCCGCCAAAGCATCGGTCAAAAAGGCTGAAAAAACCCTGGCGCGCGTCGCTCAGGAAGACCCCAAACAATCCCTGGATGACTTAGAAATGCAGCTTGCCACCGCCCAGGAGAACTTAAAAGCAGCCGAGTTGCAGCTTGCCCAGGCGCGCGAACAGCAGTCCAGCGAGGAGTCGCCATGA
- a CDS encoding response regulator transcription factor codes for MAKVLVVDDEPNIVLSLEFLMEQAGFEVVTAEDGEQALARVNDSQPDLLLLDISLPGISGFDVLERLRSEAATAQLPIIMLTAHGRDVEREKGMALGADDYITKPFSTQSLVEKVKALLIEEQP; via the coding sequence ATGGCTAAAGTGCTCGTCGTCGATGACGAACCCAATATTGTTTTATCGCTAGAGTTCTTGATGGAGCAAGCAGGTTTTGAGGTCGTTACTGCCGAAGATGGTGAACAGGCCCTGGCAAGAGTGAATGATAGCCAGCCCGATCTACTGCTCCTCGATATTAGCCTGCCGGGAATTAGCGGTTTTGACGTTTTAGAGCGACTACGTAGCGAAGCGGCTACCGCCCAGCTTCCGATTATTATGCTGACAGCCCACGGGCGTGACGTGGAGCGTGAAAAAGGCATGGCGCTGGGCGCCGATGATTACATCACCAAGCCCTTCTCTACCCAGTCGCTGGTCGAAAAAGTCAAAGCCCTACTAATTGAGGAGCAACCATGA
- the nth gene encoding endonuclease III, which produces MNAQKRHEIFARLQAENPHPTTELNWNTPFELLAAVLLSAQATDVGVNKATARLYPVANTPQAIIDLGIDGLKAHIKTIGLYNTKAENLMKTCHMLVNQHGGEVPDTRQALEALPGVGRKTANVILNTAFGQPTMAVDTHIFRVSNRTGIAKGKDVVEVEQKLLRHVPKGFLQDAHHWLILHGRYTCIARKPRCGSCIIEDLCDYKDKTELT; this is translated from the coding sequence ATGAATGCCCAAAAGCGTCATGAAATTTTTGCTCGCCTTCAGGCAGAGAACCCCCACCCGACTACCGAGCTTAATTGGAACACGCCATTTGAGCTGCTGGCTGCGGTACTGCTTTCCGCTCAAGCCACCGATGTGGGGGTGAATAAAGCCACTGCGCGGCTTTACCCAGTCGCCAACACGCCCCAAGCGATCATTGATTTAGGTATCGACGGGCTTAAAGCACATATCAAAACCATTGGCTTATACAACACCAAAGCCGAAAACCTGATGAAAACCTGCCACATGCTCGTTAATCAGCACGGCGGCGAAGTGCCCGACACCCGCCAAGCGTTGGAAGCCTTACCCGGTGTAGGCCGTAAAACCGCTAATGTGATTCTCAACACGGCGTTTGGTCAGCCCACCATGGCGGTAGATACGCATATTTTCCGGGTATCCAATCGTACCGGCATCGCTAAAGGCAAAGATGTCGTTGAGGTGGAACAAAAACTGCTGCGCCATGTGCCAAAAGGATTTCTTCAAGATGCTCACCACTGGCTGATTCTGCACGGTCGTTACACTTGTATCGCGCGCAAACCCCGCTGCGGTAGCTGCATTATCGAGGACCTATGCGACTATAAAGACAAAACCGAACTTACTTAA
- a CDS encoding RnfABCDGE type electron transport complex subunit D — protein MSMMHASGVKDAITATSVPPTASLMRWVIAATLPGIATMSYFFGLGIISNVLLAAAFGVALEAAVLRLRQRPIRVKLNDSSALLTGVLLGASLPPASPWWLIGVGMIAAIVVAKQLYGGLGHNPFNPAMVGYALLLVSFPTYMTLWAPPQELLPNDLWAQIAGTLPTAQLDSLSGATPLDAFKHKGEAVLASEFWAASPLPDGTLSAWRWVALAWLAGGAVLLAKRIISWHIPVAMLGSVLLLATLFYLSDPSHFASPLFHLLTGATLFGAFFIATDPVSAATSQRGKLLYGAGIGALVMIIRTFGGYPDAVAFAVLLMNLCVPLLDLYSVPRPTGQQKASPGKPGEQP, from the coding sequence ATGAGCATGATGCACGCCTCAGGCGTTAAAGATGCCATTACAGCAACGTCTGTGCCGCCAACGGCGAGCTTGATGCGCTGGGTCATTGCGGCAACCCTGCCAGGCATCGCCACCATGAGCTACTTTTTCGGCCTTGGAATTATCAGCAATGTACTGCTAGCCGCCGCTTTTGGTGTTGCGCTTGAAGCCGCCGTGCTTCGGCTACGCCAGCGCCCCATCCGTGTAAAGCTGAATGACTCAAGCGCCCTGCTTACGGGCGTTTTGCTGGGCGCATCACTGCCTCCCGCCAGCCCCTGGTGGCTTATCGGTGTGGGTATGATCGCGGCGATTGTGGTCGCCAAGCAGCTATACGGCGGTTTGGGCCATAACCCGTTCAACCCCGCCATGGTGGGCTATGCGCTACTGTTAGTGTCTTTTCCTACCTACATGACGCTGTGGGCCCCGCCCCAGGAATTGCTACCTAATGATTTATGGGCGCAAATCGCCGGCACGCTGCCAACCGCCCAATTGGATAGTTTGAGCGGCGCAACGCCCCTTGATGCATTTAAGCACAAAGGCGAAGCGGTACTGGCCAGCGAGTTCTGGGCTGCCAGTCCACTGCCGGATGGAACCCTAAGCGCCTGGCGATGGGTAGCGCTTGCTTGGCTAGCGGGTGGTGCGGTGTTGTTAGCGAAGCGTATTATTAGCTGGCATATTCCGGTCGCTATGCTTGGCAGCGTATTACTACTGGCCACGCTGTTTTATCTCAGCGACCCCAGCCACTTCGCTTCACCGCTGTTCCACCTGCTCACCGGGGCAACACTATTCGGGGCATTCTTTATTGCTACCGACCCGGTCTCCGCTGCCACCAGCCAACGCGGCAAACTACTCTATGGCGCAGGGATTGGCGCGCTGGTCATGATCATTCGCACCTTTGGCGGTTACCCGGACGCGGTGGCGTTTGCGGTATTGCTGATGAATCTGTGTGTACCGCTGCTAGACCTATACAGCGTGCCACGCCCTACAGGTCAGCAAAAAGCCTCACCGGGTAAACCAGGAGAACAGCCATGA
- the rsxG gene encoding electron transport complex subunit RsxG, producing the protein MTLLQAMQRGALALGTFALVTAGSVALTRTLTAERIEKHQLAYQHRQLQAVLPQALANTPVTKVLESTFTLPNPQALGLASESQGWWVNDQGSSAVILPVVTRQGYNGEIRLLIGIDEQQRISGVRVTQHQETPGLGDDIERSRSDWITEFNGLRLDSLPPEGWAVTKDGGQFDAFTGATITPRAVVNAVHKALQYADDAPLPMSFEESTL; encoded by the coding sequence ATGACGCTGTTACAGGCCATGCAGCGCGGTGCGCTTGCCCTGGGGACCTTTGCGCTGGTAACGGCAGGCAGCGTTGCGCTTACCCGCACGTTAACCGCCGAGCGTATAGAGAAACATCAGCTGGCTTATCAACACCGCCAGCTGCAGGCAGTACTGCCCCAAGCGCTGGCGAATACGCCCGTCACTAAGGTGCTGGAGAGCACTTTTACCCTTCCCAACCCACAGGCGCTGGGGCTTGCGAGCGAAAGCCAAGGTTGGTGGGTAAACGATCAGGGTAGCAGCGCAGTGATCTTGCCGGTGGTGACCCGCCAGGGGTATAACGGCGAAATCCGCCTGCTGATTGGCATTGATGAGCAGCAGCGTATCAGCGGCGTGCGCGTTACCCAGCACCAGGAAACGCCTGGGCTAGGCGATGATATTGAGCGCAGCCGCAGCGACTGGATCACCGAGTTTAATGGTTTAAGGTTAGATAGTTTGCCGCCAGAAGGCTGGGCGGTGACGAAAGACGGCGGCCAGTTTGACGCTTTTACCGGCGCTACGATTACGCCCCGTGCTGTGGTCAATGCTGTCCATAAAGCGCTTCAGTACGCCGACGATGCACCGCTACCGATGTCATTTGAGGAGTCCACCTTATGA
- the rsxA gene encoding electron transport complex subunit RsxA: MSELFIILISTALVNNFVLVQFLGLCPFMGVSNKLESAMGMSLATTFVLTLASAASFVVYHGLLVPLDVTYLRTISFIVVIAAVVQFTEIMVRQLSPLLHQVLGIFLPLITTNCAVLGVALLSLNRELSFFHTTLYGLGAALGFSLILVLFAAMRERLAGADIPKPFQGAAIAMVTASLMSLAFLGFSGLVQG, from the coding sequence ATGAGTGAGCTATTTATCATTTTGATCAGCACGGCCCTGGTCAACAACTTCGTATTGGTTCAGTTTCTGGGCCTGTGCCCATTTATGGGCGTCTCTAATAAACTGGAGTCGGCCATGGGCATGTCCCTGGCCACAACCTTTGTGCTGACCCTGGCGTCGGCTGCTAGCTTCGTGGTTTATCATGGTCTGCTTGTGCCGCTGGATGTGACCTACCTGCGCACCATTAGCTTTATCGTGGTGATCGCCGCCGTGGTGCAGTTTACTGAAATAATGGTGCGCCAGTTGAGTCCACTGCTGCACCAGGTGCTGGGCATCTTCCTGCCCCTTATCACCACTAACTGCGCGGTATTGGGCGTAGCGCTGCTGTCGTTAAACCGCGAGTTAAGCTTTTTTCACACCACCCTGTATGGGTTGGGCGCAGCGCTAGGCTTCTCGCTTATTTTGGTGCTGTTTGCCGCCATGCGTGAACGTTTAGCGGGGGCCGATATTCCCAAACCCTTCCAAGGAGCCGCGATTGCTATGGTCACCGCGAGTCTCATGTCGTTGGCATTTCTCGGCTTTTCAGGCTTGGTGCAGGGATGA
- a CDS encoding tRNA-queuosine alpha-mannosyltransferase domain-containing protein: protein MRVLLLSAYEAVSHRYWAQSLMAQLDEVSWTLLRLPPRHFAWRIRGNPLSWMLKEHDILNQTYDVVLATSMVDLATLVGLFPHLGRAKKVVYFHENQFAYPESSDQMPQVEAKMVNLYTALAADCVVFNSAYNRDSFIDGARAFLKKMPENLPAAKPLEALRERARVLPVPISIRSQYVHPTVPHRIVWNHRWEYDKNPDDFFAVLFALSDAGVAFELAVLGQRFRQVPAIFAEAEQRLARHIVAWGPQPEEAYRELLDSAGIVVSTTWHEFQGLAIMEAAQRGALPLVPDRLCFPALYPAAYRYDGSREGLYDRLSAWLTDPAVRPERLDTTVWEWPAWREAYRRLLMSSTW, encoded by the coding sequence ATGCGCGTACTCCTGTTATCTGCCTACGAAGCGGTGAGCCATCGCTACTGGGCGCAAAGTTTAATGGCGCAGCTTGATGAGGTGTCGTGGACGCTGTTGAGACTGCCGCCACGCCATTTCGCCTGGCGTATTCGCGGCAACCCACTGAGTTGGATGCTGAAAGAGCATGACATCCTAAACCAAACGTATGATGTGGTTCTTGCCACTTCGATGGTTGATCTGGCCACGCTGGTGGGGCTTTTTCCGCATCTTGGCCGTGCAAAAAAGGTCGTCTACTTTCATGAAAATCAGTTCGCTTATCCAGAGTCGAGCGATCAGATGCCACAAGTAGAGGCTAAGATGGTCAATCTCTATACGGCGCTGGCGGCGGATTGCGTGGTGTTTAACAGCGCCTACAACCGCGACTCTTTTATTGATGGTGCGCGGGCTTTTCTAAAAAAAATGCCGGAAAACCTCCCCGCAGCCAAGCCACTGGAAGCGCTACGCGAGCGGGCCAGGGTATTACCAGTGCCAATATCTATCCGCAGTCAGTACGTCCACCCAACGGTTCCGCACCGCATTGTTTGGAATCATCGCTGGGAATATGACAAAAATCCCGACGACTTCTTTGCCGTGCTGTTTGCGTTAAGCGATGCGGGGGTAGCGTTTGAGCTGGCGGTGCTTGGTCAGCGTTTCCGCCAGGTTCCGGCTATTTTTGCCGAGGCCGAGCAGCGCTTAGCCAGGCATATTGTGGCTTGGGGGCCGCAGCCGGAGGAAGCGTACCGTGAATTGTTGGATAGCGCGGGCATTGTGGTCTCGACCACTTGGCATGAGTTTCAGGGCTTGGCGATTATGGAAGCGGCCCAGCGCGGGGCGCTGCCACTAGTGCCTGATCGGCTCTGTTTCCCTGCGCTTTACCCTGCAGCCTATCGCTATGACGGCTCTCGGGAAGGGCTTTATGACCGGCTTAGTGCTTGGCTCACCGATCCTGCGGTTCGCCCTGAGCGCCTTGATACCACCGTTTGGGAGTGGCCCGCTTGGCGTGAGGCTTACCGCCGGTTGCTGATGAGTTCGACTTGGTAG